The following proteins are encoded in a genomic region of Ornithinibacillus sp. 4-3:
- a CDS encoding RNA degradosome polyphosphate kinase — protein sequence MKNVQLQKVPKTPYYNNRELSWLLFNKRVLEEAADRDNPLLERLRFISIFSSNLDEFFMVRVAGLKDQVKAGFNRPDNKSRLTPAQQLSAIAELNHDLVKQQYILYEDLTKQLHKEQLRIVQMNELSSEKIQVLESFFDQQIYPILTPMAIDAYRAFPMLLNKSLNLAVQLEDEYVQEKEHKKTAIVQVPALLKRFVKVGDTHDYVLLEDLIRHFIYKLFKGYHVVSTSIFRITRNADMTIHEDGAHDLLEEIEKELKKRKFGAAVRLEMDKREYDPNIVDFFLKVLEIDQEDLYIIDGPLDLTCLNDFYGQLKNDYEHLIYETFIPQPALDIHEEENIFDAVRKRDIFLHHPYESFEPIVDLILEAANDPDVLAIKQTLYRVSGGSPIIAGLKRAAENGKQVTVLVELKARFDEENNVQWAKQLEIAGCHVIYGMISLKTHSKITLIVRKNQEHIERIVHLGTGNYNDQTAKFYTDMSYITTKPKFGIDATNFFNYISGYTERPEFHYLSMAPFDIRNDLIDYIDKEIAYHKQYKNGRIIAKMNSLTDKPIIEKLYEASQAGVKIDLIVRGICCLRPGVQGISENIRVISIVGRFLEHSRVYYFHHNNEAALFLSSADLMTRNMEKRVELMFPIFENRIKNRILSILDLMLNDTVKARIQDHQGIYTYLRGEKLLNSQIVLFQEAIKASKRR from the coding sequence ATGAAAAATGTGCAGTTACAAAAGGTTCCAAAAACACCTTATTATAATAATCGAGAGCTTAGTTGGCTCCTATTTAATAAAAGGGTACTTGAAGAAGCAGCAGATAGGGATAATCCATTATTAGAAAGGCTGCGATTCATTTCTATCTTTTCTTCTAATTTAGATGAGTTTTTCATGGTACGTGTAGCTGGGCTTAAAGATCAAGTAAAGGCAGGATTTAACCGTCCTGATAACAAATCTAGACTAACCCCTGCTCAACAATTATCTGCAATTGCAGAACTTAATCATGATTTGGTGAAGCAGCAATATATCCTATATGAAGATTTAACTAAACAATTACATAAAGAACAGCTTCGGATTGTACAGATGAACGAACTATCCTCAGAAAAAATCCAAGTACTAGAAAGCTTCTTTGATCAACAGATTTATCCAATTTTAACGCCAATGGCAATTGATGCCTACCGTGCTTTTCCTATGCTACTAAATAAATCTTTAAATCTAGCTGTTCAATTAGAAGATGAATATGTACAAGAAAAAGAACATAAGAAGACGGCAATCGTGCAAGTCCCTGCACTATTAAAGCGATTTGTAAAGGTTGGAGACACGCATGATTATGTGCTACTAGAAGATTTAATACGACACTTTATTTACAAGCTTTTTAAAGGCTATCATGTGGTATCGACAAGCATCTTTCGAATTACAAGAAACGCTGATATGACTATTCATGAAGATGGCGCACATGATTTACTTGAGGAAATTGAAAAAGAATTGAAAAAAAGAAAATTTGGAGCAGCTGTACGTCTGGAAATGGACAAACGAGAATATGATCCAAATATTGTTGATTTTTTCCTGAAGGTTTTAGAAATCGATCAAGAGGATTTATATATTATTGATGGGCCACTTGATCTAACCTGTTTAAATGATTTTTACGGTCAATTGAAAAATGATTATGAGCATCTTATCTATGAAACTTTCATTCCGCAACCAGCATTGGACATTCATGAGGAAGAAAATATTTTTGATGCTGTAAGAAAACGTGATATTTTTCTCCATCATCCATATGAATCTTTTGAACCAATTGTTGATCTAATTCTGGAAGCGGCAAATGATCCTGATGTACTTGCCATTAAACAAACGCTTTATCGAGTGAGTGGGGGTTCTCCAATTATTGCTGGATTAAAAAGAGCCGCTGAGAACGGAAAACAAGTAACTGTTCTTGTAGAATTAAAAGCACGCTTTGATGAAGAAAATAATGTTCAATGGGCAAAACAGTTAGAAATTGCTGGCTGTCATGTTATCTATGGCATGATATCTTTGAAAACACATAGTAAAATCACCTTAATTGTTCGAAAAAATCAAGAACATATTGAAAGAATTGTTCATTTAGGTACTGGCAATTATAACGATCAAACCGCTAAATTTTATACAGATATGTCTTATATCACTACAAAACCGAAATTTGGTATTGATGCGACAAATTTCTTTAATTATATAAGTGGATATACGGAAAGACCTGAATTCCATTATTTATCTATGGCACCTTTTGATATTCGCAATGATTTAATAGATTATATTGATAAAGAAATTGCCTATCATAAGCAATACAAAAACGGACGTATTATCGCGAAAATGAATTCATTAACAGATAAGCCTATCATTGAAAAATTATATGAAGCTTCCCAAGCGGGAGTAAAAATTGATTTGATTGTAAGGGGTATTTGTTGTCTACGCCCTGGGGTTCAGGGTATCAGTGAAAACATTCGGGTTATCAGTATTGTTGGGCGCTTCCTTGAACATAGTCGTGTTTATTATTTCCATCATAATAATGAAGCAGCTTTATTTCTTTCTTCTGCAGATTTAATGACACGTAATATGGAGAAAAGAGTAGAATTAATGTTTCCAATCTTTGAAAATCGAATTAAAAATCGGATTCTTTCTATTCTGGACTTAATGCTAAATGATACGGTCAAAGCACGCATACAGGATCATCAGGGTATCTATACTTATTTGCGTGGAGAAAAATTATTAAATAGTCAAATCGTTCTTTTCCAAGAAGCGATCAAAGCTTCGAAGCGAAGATAA
- the ppx gene encoding exopolyphosphatase — MKGKHFAIIDIGSNTTRLVIYFRENNGNLKEVENVKSVSRLRSFLETDYTLNPSGVDRLIKTLKSFQEVMITYELQDIICVATATIRQAVNQAEIIDQVKKKTGLSIQILSEQEEAYYGYLAVVNSTSIKDGITVDIGGGSTEVTLFQNRELLESHSFSFGALTLKDFFKKTIPTDKEIQLLRQYLNKQFATLPWLQDKELKLIAIGGSARNLAQIHQNLTNYPLAGLHQYEMSSKDIIEVNSYLTSLVPEKLVKVEGLSRDRADIIIPAIEVFHCLYQVVQAESLMLSRKGLRDGVFYQRLATEKGKLLFPKVIDTSIQKLIDDYHMNTTQIQHVQALMKVLFDYLKGNGLMELEKADWVLLQRASCLFHLGDYIDSEASAQHTFYLLANRTIDGLEHKDRVKLALIASYKNNTLFKQFIQPFKSWFLKKERHHFQHLGALLKFVYSLDTTKRQVVKKLTCSMEKNRLNIQLKCDGDAKPEIYQSEKHKKHLEKAIKREIILKL, encoded by the coding sequence ATGAAGGGTAAACATTTTGCAATTATAGATATCGGCTCGAATACAACAAGACTAGTCATTTACTTTAGAGAGAACAACGGAAACCTAAAGGAAGTAGAAAATGTAAAATCCGTATCCCGTCTTCGTTCCTTTTTAGAAACAGATTATACATTAAATCCTAGTGGAGTTGATCGTCTGATAAAAACATTAAAATCATTTCAAGAAGTAATGATTACGTATGAATTACAGGATATTATTTGTGTAGCCACAGCAACGATTCGACAAGCTGTCAATCAGGCAGAAATCATTGATCAAGTGAAAAAGAAAACTGGTTTATCTATCCAAATTCTTTCTGAACAAGAAGAAGCTTATTATGGTTATTTAGCGGTTGTCAATTCCACTTCGATTAAAGATGGTATTACAGTGGATATTGGTGGAGGCAGTACAGAAGTAACTCTTTTTCAAAACCGGGAATTATTGGAATCTCATAGCTTTTCCTTTGGTGCATTAACATTAAAGGATTTTTTCAAAAAAACAATTCCTACTGACAAAGAAATACAGTTATTAAGACAATATTTAAACAAACAGTTTGCAACCCTCCCCTGGCTACAGGATAAAGAATTAAAACTAATTGCCATTGGCGGAAGTGCACGTAACTTAGCACAAATTCACCAAAATTTAACGAACTATCCATTAGCTGGACTTCATCAATATGAAATGTCCTCTAAAGATATTATAGAAGTGAATAGTTACCTTACTTCCTTAGTGCCTGAAAAATTAGTAAAAGTAGAAGGCCTATCAAGAGATCGTGCAGACATTATTATCCCTGCTATTGAAGTATTTCATTGTCTTTACCAAGTAGTACAGGCAGAAAGCCTAATGTTAAGTAGAAAAGGACTTCGTGACGGAGTATTTTATCAACGACTAGCTACAGAAAAAGGAAAACTGCTTTTCCCCAAGGTAATTGATACAAGTATTCAAAAGCTAATTGATGATTATCATATGAATACGACACAAATTCAACATGTACAAGCATTGATGAAAGTCTTATTCGATTATTTAAAAGGAAATGGATTAATGGAACTAGAAAAAGCTGATTGGGTGCTACTGCAAAGAGCAAGCTGTCTCTTTCATCTTGGCGATTATATTGATTCAGAAGCAAGTGCACAACATACCTTTTACTTGCTTGCCAATCGAACCATTGATGGATTAGAGCATAAGGACCGTGTTAAATTAGCACTTATTGCATCTTATAAAAATAACACGCTATTCAAGCAATTTATTCAGCCATTTAAATCTTGGTTTTTGAAAAAGGAAAGACACCATTTCCAACATTTAGGTGCATTATTAAAATTTGTCTATAGCCTTGATACAACTAAGCGACAAGTTGTTAAAAAGCTTACATGCTCTATGGAGAAAAACCGATTAAATATTCAGCTTAAATGCGATGGCGATGCCAAACCAGAAATATATCAATCCGAAAAACATAAGAAACATTTAGAAAAAGCAATTAAGCGAGAGATTATCTTGAAGTTGTGA
- a CDS encoding serine hydrolase domain-containing protein, translating into MTLTFNSNAFEQAASPFVETYKIPGASLGLNHNSKPLYYKGFGYRDKTEKLPLDADTVFGIASMTKSFACVAIMHLQDAGKLSVDDQVIKHVPEFKLPSDGKTEKVSLHHLMTHTTGLPPISVHNLARKRSIDNDPTAKDYGLDVTKMVGDPIDTDVQLMEKIASLPVEVLDDPGKAFSYSNEAYGVLGAVVNRASGVSFETYVIENILKPANLNNTFFDIAEIEKRDNVTMLYAQKKEADKKIVYDTPLWWDAPAMRAAGYLKSTVNDILTYLEIFRNKGVVGGIRILSEESVEQMTYPHVEFEPGRYYGYGLRVVPDFFGYKLIEHSGGLKGVSSHMTVIPELGVTGALLTNLSSIPAAKLLRGALNVLLEKGFDASSFTYMDYVMSEEKQETCVGTYTSTEGMKVEISFEKGKLGIVSEAKFSPLRCVGDFTFISEQGDVIRFFANEQGEAERIYYGSRQIAKDK; encoded by the coding sequence ATGACATTAACATTTAACAGCAATGCTTTTGAACAAGCAGCAAGTCCATTTGTTGAAACCTATAAAATTCCTGGTGCAAGTTTAGGCTTAAATCATAACAGTAAACCTTTGTATTATAAAGGTTTTGGCTATCGTGATAAGACTGAAAAGCTGCCACTCGATGCAGACACCGTATTTGGGATTGCATCCATGACCAAGTCTTTTGCTTGTGTAGCAATTATGCATCTTCAGGATGCAGGAAAATTATCTGTAGATGATCAGGTGATTAAACATGTACCTGAATTTAAACTTCCTAGTGACGGAAAAACAGAAAAAGTAAGCCTTCATCATTTGATGACACATACAACAGGTTTACCACCAATTTCTGTACATAATTTAGCTCGCAAGCGAAGTATTGATAATGATCCAACTGCAAAAGATTATGGTCTAGATGTGACAAAAATGGTCGGTGATCCTATCGATACTGATGTGCAATTAATGGAAAAAATTGCTAGTTTACCAGTTGAGGTGTTGGATGATCCTGGGAAGGCTTTTTCTTATTCTAATGAGGCATATGGTGTGCTTGGAGCAGTAGTAAATCGTGCGAGTGGGGTTTCTTTTGAGACATATGTGATTGAAAATATACTAAAACCAGCAAATCTAAATAACACTTTCTTTGATATAGCAGAAATTGAGAAAAGAGATAATGTTACGATGCTATATGCACAGAAAAAAGAAGCAGATAAAAAAATTGTTTATGACACGCCATTATGGTGGGATGCTCCAGCAATGCGTGCAGCAGGCTATTTAAAATCAACAGTAAATGATATTTTAACTTATTTAGAAATTTTCCGTAATAAAGGTGTAGTTGGAGGAATACGAATTCTATCAGAGGAAAGTGTGGAGCAAATGACGTATCCTCATGTAGAATTTGAGCCAGGTCGGTATTATGGTTATGGATTGCGCGTAGTTCCTGACTTTTTTGGTTATAAATTAATTGAACATTCTGGTGGATTAAAAGGTGTCTCCTCTCATATGACAGTTATTCCAGAGCTTGGAGTTACTGGTGCTCTACTAACCAACCTCTCTAGTATTCCAGCAGCCAAGCTATTAAGGGGAGCACTGAATGTTTTATTAGAGAAAGGTTTTGATGCGTCTAGTTTTACATATATGGATTATGTTATGTCAGAAGAGAAGCAAGAAACATGTGTTGGTACATATACTTCTACAGAAGGAATGAAAGTAGAAATAAGCTTTGAGAAGGGGAAGCTTGGTATTGTTTCTGAAGCAAAATTTAGTCCATTACGCTGTGTAGGAGATTTTACTTTTATTAGTGAGCAAGGTGATGTAATTAGATTCTTTGCAAATGAACAGGGAGAAGCAGAGCGTATTTATTACGGTTCAAGACAAATTGCCAAGGATAAGTAA
- a CDS encoding D-cysteine desulfhydrase: MLLTKFPRRKYTPNKTPIEKLERLSALLDGPNIYIKRDDLLGLAAGGNKTRKLEFIMADALAKGADTVVTCGSLQSNHCRLTLAAAVKEGLECHLVLEETAIKEYNRNASGNNFLYKLLGAHVHVFENGTDKQAEVEKVCKALEAEGKKPYPIPVGGSNELGTIGYSVCAQEIIEQSFDLGIDFDHIIAANGSGATTAGLLLGLYGRNEHVEFSAIGVTGSTEEVSKTVFDLVEKTADLLETKVDLPKEKIHFYDEYVGEGYAIPTKAMIEAVQMLARTEGILLDPVYTGKVMSGLIDLIRKGKFKKDENILFIHSGGSPALYENMDLFEEDLFS, from the coding sequence ATGTTATTAACAAAATTTCCAAGAAGAAAGTACACACCAAATAAAACACCAATTGAAAAATTAGAACGTTTATCTGCATTATTAGATGGACCAAATATTTATATAAAGCGAGATGATTTATTAGGTTTAGCAGCAGGAGGAAATAAAACTAGAAAATTAGAATTTATTATGGCTGATGCTCTAGCTAAAGGAGCAGATACTGTAGTTACCTGTGGTTCTCTGCAATCTAATCATTGTCGTCTTACTTTGGCAGCGGCAGTAAAAGAAGGCTTAGAATGTCATCTTGTTTTAGAGGAAACAGCAATTAAAGAATACAATCGTAATGCAAGTGGAAATAACTTTTTATACAAATTATTAGGTGCACATGTGCATGTGTTTGAAAATGGTACAGATAAACAGGCAGAAGTGGAAAAAGTATGTAAAGCACTAGAGGCAGAAGGGAAGAAACCTTACCCGATTCCGGTTGGCGGTTCTAATGAGCTTGGAACAATTGGCTATTCTGTTTGTGCACAGGAAATTATTGAGCAGTCATTTGATTTAGGAATAGATTTTGATCATATTATAGCTGCAAATGGTAGTGGTGCTACAACTGCCGGGCTTTTATTAGGTTTATATGGAAGAAATGAACATGTTGAATTTTCAGCGATTGGGGTAACGGGTTCAACGGAGGAAGTATCAAAAACAGTATTCGATTTAGTCGAAAAAACAGCGGATTTATTAGAAACAAAAGTAGATTTACCAAAAGAAAAGATTCATTTCTATGATGAATATGTTGGAGAAGGATATGCGATTCCAACAAAAGCAATGATAGAAGCTGTGCAAATGCTTGCACGTACAGAAGGGATTCTATTAGATCCTGTTTATACTGGAAAGGTAATGTCTGGCTTAATTGACTTAATCCGTAAAGGAAAGTTTAAAAAAGATGAAAATATATTATTTATTCATTCTGGTGGATCACCTGCTCTTTATGAAAACATGGACTTGTTTGAAGAAGATTTATTTAGTTGA
- a CDS encoding serine hydrolase domain-containing protein, with protein sequence MTLNEQSLADLDRILTEKCEAANVSGMALVVAKEGKPVFEKYYGYRDVDNQLEITGDTIFGVASLTKSLAALTIMHLVDQGKLNVDDPVVKWLPEFKLPNKEYQDQVKIHHLMSHTSGLPGMSAVNSVRARSIADDPDGNYLSGKVSEEMLAKNVRNVESMLNYIADLDFELLGAPGETINYSNECFAMLQLIAERASGTDFIPYVKENLFTPLEMTRSTFLYDEMKQFDNVTELYAYKKDGSKEVFHSPAWWDVGDIYTNGSLKASVMDIIRYLEVYRNGGTVNGQQVVSADSIGKMTTTHIVGPNDVEYGYGLQLRNYPEVKIVGHGGSIKGVSAHMAIAKDYSVAVLINLAEVNAEDMAMTALHHVLEIPNPKLDIVAEHPVSESQLQQYVGAYASDEGQKLNVELVDGTLQIGAGTAMEELRCYTEHGFCTNGGNKVKFIVEAGEVKGVFSGVRYIPKTKN encoded by the coding sequence ATGACATTAAATGAACAAAGCTTAGCGGATTTAGATCGTATTTTAACGGAAAAATGTGAAGCTGCAAATGTATCAGGGATGGCTTTAGTTGTAGCGAAAGAAGGTAAGCCAGTATTTGAAAAATATTATGGCTATCGTGATGTAGACAATCAATTAGAAATTACAGGAGATACTATTTTTGGAGTTGCTTCCTTAACAAAATCATTAGCAGCATTAACGATTATGCATTTAGTAGATCAAGGTAAATTAAATGTAGATGATCCTGTAGTGAAGTGGTTGCCAGAATTTAAATTGCCTAATAAAGAATACCAAGATCAAGTGAAAATTCATCATTTGATGTCACATACAAGTGGATTACCAGGTATGTCTGCAGTAAATAGTGTTCGTGCCAGAAGTATTGCCGATGATCCAGATGGTAATTATTTGAGTGGGAAAGTATCTGAAGAAATGCTAGCGAAGAATGTGCGCAATGTAGAAAGCATGTTAAATTATATTGCTGATCTTGATTTTGAATTATTAGGAGCGCCAGGAGAAACAATCAATTATTCGAATGAATGCTTTGCGATGCTTCAATTAATTGCTGAAAGAGCTAGTGGCACAGATTTCATTCCTTATGTGAAAGAAAATCTATTTACACCTTTGGAAATGACTCGCTCAACATTCTTATATGATGAAATGAAGCAATTTGATAATGTCACAGAACTTTATGCATATAAAAAAGACGGTAGTAAAGAAGTATTTCATTCTCCAGCATGGTGGGATGTAGGTGATATCTATACAAATGGATCACTTAAGGCAAGTGTAATGGATATTATCCGTTATTTAGAAGTTTACCGAAATGGTGGAACAGTGAACGGGCAACAGGTTGTATCTGCAGATAGTATTGGAAAAATGACAACGACACATATTGTAGGGCCTAATGATGTGGAATATGGTTATGGTTTACAATTACGTAATTATCCAGAAGTAAAAATTGTAGGTCATGGAGGAAGCATTAAAGGAGTATCTGCACATATGGCAATAGCAAAAGATTATTCAGTTGCTGTATTGATTAATTTAGCTGAAGTAAATGCAGAGGACATGGCTATGACAGCTTTACATCATGTGTTAGAAATCCCAAATCCGAAGCTAGATATCGTAGCAGAACATCCAGTATCCGAGTCTCAGTTACAACAATATGTAGGGGCATATGCTTCTGATGAAGGTCAAAAATTAAATGTTGAATTAGTAGATGGGACACTTCAAATTGGTGCAGGAACAGCTATGGAAGAACTTCGTTGTTATACGGAACATGGTTTCTGTACAAACGGCGGAAATAAAGTGAAATTTATTGTAGAAGCGGGAGAAGTTAAAGGCGTATTCTCTGGTGTACGTTACATCCCTAAAACGAAAAATTAA
- the dpaL gene encoding diaminopropionate ammonia-lyase — MAQKISFQKNLMKEDSNYLEQASVFSHEAARKAGRFQSTHPLYAQTPLVSLQHLANHIGVKHLFVKDESYRFGLNAFKVLGGIYAIGSYLAKRLNRDIETLSFEELKSEAVKEELGEITFISATDGNHGKGVAWAARELGHRAVIYLPKGASEHREQAIVDEGAIVEVTKFNYDESVRLAAQTAFEKDWVVLQDTSWEGYEEIPEWIIQGYATLASEAVQQIKEHTEKAPTHVFLQAGVGSFAASVAAYFLHAFKEKPPKIILVEPHEANCYYRSFVSNEEIYEIVYGEMDTIMAGLACGEPNPAAWEFLRRYTDVSFSCDESIAAVGMRILGHPLDEDQRIIAGESGAVTAGLVYCLATDEALHEAKTALDLDENASIIVVNTEGNTNPDNYRNIVWEGAFAYQAEK, encoded by the coding sequence ATGGCTCAAAAAATTAGCTTTCAAAAGAATTTAATGAAGGAAGATAGCAATTATTTAGAGCAAGCATCTGTTTTTTCTCATGAAGCAGCTAGGAAAGCGGGGAGATTTCAAAGTACACATCCCCTCTATGCACAAACACCATTAGTTTCTTTGCAGCATTTAGCAAACCATATTGGTGTAAAGCATTTATTTGTGAAGGATGAATCCTATCGTTTTGGATTAAATGCTTTTAAAGTACTTGGTGGTATCTATGCCATTGGTAGTTATTTAGCCAAACGTTTAAATCGAGATATTGAAACACTTTCCTTTGAAGAATTAAAGTCAGAGGCAGTGAAGGAAGAACTTGGTGAAATTACTTTTATCTCTGCAACAGATGGAAATCATGGAAAAGGAGTTGCTTGGGCTGCACGTGAATTGGGTCATCGTGCGGTAATCTATTTACCAAAGGGTGCGTCAGAGCATCGCGAGCAAGCAATTGTTGATGAAGGAGCAATTGTAGAAGTAACTAAATTTAACTATGACGAATCTGTACGTTTAGCTGCACAAACAGCTTTTGAAAAGGATTGGGTTGTTTTACAAGATACTTCATGGGAAGGTTACGAAGAAATTCCGGAATGGATTATACAGGGCTACGCAACCTTGGCAAGTGAAGCAGTACAGCAGATAAAGGAGCATACAGAAAAAGCCCCAACACATGTGTTCTTACAAGCAGGCGTTGGCTCCTTTGCAGCATCTGTTGCAGCTTATTTCTTACATGCATTTAAAGAAAAGCCACCTAAAATTATACTTGTAGAGCCACATGAAGCAAATTGCTATTATCGTTCTTTTGTATCCAATGAGGAAATCTATGAAATTGTTTATGGAGAGATGGATACGATTATGGCAGGGCTTGCTTGTGGAGAGCCAAACCCCGCTGCTTGGGAGTTTTTACGAAGGTATACAGATGTTTCATTTTCCTGTGACGAATCTATTGCTGCGGTAGGAATGCGAATCCTCGGGCATCCGTTAGATGAGGATCAACGCATTATTGCTGGAGAATCTGGAGCCGTAACAGCAGGTTTAGTGTATTGTTTAGCTACAGATGAAGCATTGCATGAAGCGAAAACAGCACTAGACCTAGATGAGAATGCTTCTATTATTGTGGTAAATACAGAAGGGAACACAAATCCAGATAATTACCGGAATATTGTATGGGAAGGCGCATTTGCGTATCAAGCAGAAAAATAA
- the pxpB gene encoding 5-oxoprolinase subunit PxpB, producing the protein MFNIQIYGDQGMRIQFGNEISIETNERIRSFIFVLEKENIQGIIEWIPTYTAVTIYYNPLEITYESLKEKVLQIQNKLNHMTIPKARIVEIPTCYDHEFAFDLSTVAQHNGLDEEEVIGLHHQETYLVYMIGFAPGFPYLGGMDKRIATPRLAVPRQEIPAGSVGIAGEQTGIYPLATPGGWQLIGRTPLKLYDPEQVNPFLLEAGDYIQFIPIARETYEEIKSQVEMNTYEIVVKEMD; encoded by the coding sequence ATGTTTAATATTCAAATTTATGGTGATCAAGGAATGCGTATACAATTTGGTAATGAAATTTCTATAGAGACAAATGAACGTATTCGTAGTTTTATTTTTGTTCTTGAAAAGGAAAACATTCAGGGGATTATTGAATGGATTCCAACATATACAGCAGTGACTATTTATTATAATCCACTTGAAATTACATATGAATCTTTAAAGGAAAAAGTACTTCAAATTCAAAACAAGTTAAATCATATGACCATTCCTAAGGCAAGAATTGTTGAGATTCCAACCTGTTATGATCATGAATTTGCTTTTGATTTATCAACTGTAGCTCAGCATAATGGATTAGATGAGGAAGAAGTAATTGGATTGCATCATCAGGAGACTTATTTAGTTTATATGATTGGTTTTGCGCCTGGATTTCCATATCTAGGAGGTATGGATAAGCGAATTGCAACACCTCGATTAGCTGTTCCACGTCAAGAGATTCCAGCTGGTTCTGTTGGAATTGCTGGAGAGCAAACAGGAATTTACCCTTTAGCGACACCAGGTGGCTGGCAACTAATTGGTCGTACACCATTAAAATTATATGATCCAGAGCAAGTAAATCCTTTCTTATTAGAAGCAGGAGATTATATACAGTTTATTCCAATTGCTCGAGAAACTTATGAAGAAATTAAATCCCAAGTAGAAATGAATACTTATGAAATTGTAGTAAAGGAAATGGACTAG
- a CDS encoding LamB/YcsF family protein — MTFYVDLNSDLGESFGAYHIGQDDQIMDFITSANIACGYHAGDHNVMSHAVKIATEKKVAIGAHPGLDDLIGFGRRVMQVDVRDIYNSMVYQIGALQSFAHIHGNQLQHVKPHGALFNMASTDRALADAIAHAVYDINPKLILFGLSGSELIKAGKELGLRVAEEVFADRTYQPDGTLTSRTQADAMIHDAKEAAERVIRMVTEGKVKTVEGSDIAIQADTICVHGDESSSLKFVKILREQLTNQGIMIRSVGAQYE; from the coding sequence ATGACGTTTTATGTAGATTTAAATAGTGATTTAGGAGAAAGCTTTGGTGCTTACCATATTGGACAAGATGACCAGATTATGGATTTCATCACATCTGCTAATATTGCCTGTGGTTATCATGCGGGTGATCATAATGTGATGAGTCATGCGGTGAAAATTGCTACAGAAAAAAAAGTTGCAATAGGAGCACATCCAGGACTAGATGATTTGATTGGCTTTGGTCGACGAGTCATGCAAGTAGATGTAAGAGATATTTATAACAGCATGGTTTATCAAATTGGTGCATTACAAAGCTTTGCACATATTCATGGGAATCAGCTACAGCACGTGAAACCACATGGGGCATTATTTAATATGGCAAGCACTGATCGAGCACTTGCCGATGCGATTGCACATGCAGTATATGATATTAATCCGAAACTGATTTTATTTGGTTTATCTGGAAGTGAATTAATTAAAGCAGGAAAAGAGCTCGGTTTACGTGTAGCGGAAGAAGTATTTGCTGATCGGACTTATCAACCAGATGGAACATTAACAAGCCGAACGCAAGCGGATGCAATGATTCATGATGCAAAAGAAGCTGCAGAACGTGTGATTCGTATGGTGACAGAAGGAAAAGTAAAAACAGTGGAAGGATCAGATATTGCGATTCAAGCAGATACTATTTGTGTTCATGGAGATGAATCAAGCTCCTTAAAATTTGTAAAAATATTACGTGAGCAATTAACAAATCAAGGCATTATGATAAGAAGTGTGGGAGCTCAGTATGAATGA